In Blastopirellula marina, a single genomic region encodes these proteins:
- a CDS encoding DUF1559 domain-containing protein, whose protein sequence is MNARTFRGFTLVELLVVIAIIGVLIALLLPAVQQAREAARRMQCMNHLAQLVLALHNYESANQHFPAGTINDTSPIRNVPKGYHHNWISATLPYLGDTTTYDHIDFSKGVYDKAQNGPRALSLEMLECPSSPVNRVNNRVGASHYVGIHNHCELPISESNTGAFILNKPLSAADFQDGIAFTLFLAEADITPTSNLGWMSGTRATLRNTGVSPKNGPATPLPNVYTDPEWLNTLELQPIEAFDNAPTLPEDEAGEGKATEGEQEAKNMTEADFMDFEGKNVPLFQAKVFGVIPNDPTLYVGGIGSYHPGGVNTAFGDGSVRFISETIGPVPFHQMGHRSDGQLRVSDY, encoded by the coding sequence ATGAACGCGAGAACATTCCGCGGATTTACGTTGGTCGAATTGTTGGTGGTTATTGCCATTATCGGCGTATTGATCGCCTTGTTACTTCCTGCCGTGCAACAGGCACGCGAGGCCGCGCGGCGGATGCAATGCATGAATCATCTTGCCCAGTTGGTTCTGGCTTTGCATAACTACGAGTCTGCCAATCAGCATTTTCCCGCCGGCACCATTAACGATACGAGCCCTATCCGAAACGTTCCCAAAGGGTACCATCACAATTGGATTTCGGCGACGTTGCCCTATCTGGGAGACACAACGACTTACGATCATATCGACTTCAGTAAAGGCGTTTACGATAAGGCGCAAAATGGCCCGCGAGCTTTGAGCTTGGAAATGCTAGAGTGCCCTTCCAGCCCTGTGAATCGAGTGAACAACCGAGTCGGGGCCTCTCACTATGTCGGCATTCACAATCACTGTGAACTGCCGATTAGTGAATCGAATACAGGGGCGTTCATTTTGAACAAGCCTCTTTCGGCGGCAGACTTCCAAGATGGAATTGCCTTCACTCTATTCTTGGCCGAGGCCGATATTACGCCGACCAGCAATTTAGGATGGATGAGCGGTACGAGGGCAACTCTGCGTAATACGGGCGTTTCGCCAAAAAATGGCCCTGCGACTCCATTGCCTAATGTTTACACAGATCCCGAGTGGTTGAACACGCTTGAGTTGCAGCCTATTGAAGCTTTTGACAATGCCCCAACGTTGCCAGAGGATGAGGCAGGCGAAGGGAAAGCCACAGAAGGAGAGCAAGAGGCGAAGAACATGACGGAAGCCGATTTCATGGATTTCGAGGGGAAGAATGTTCCGCTCTTTCAAGCAAAGGTTTTCGGCGTGATTCCCAATGATCCAACACTTTATGTCGGAGGCATTGGCAGCTACCATCCTGGTGGAGTCAACACGGCTTTCGGCGACGGTAGTGTCCGTTTCATATCGGAAACCATTGGACCAGTCCCGTTTCATCAGATGGGGCATCGTTCCGACGGACAATTGCGAGTGAGTGATTACTAA
- a CDS encoding type II secretion system protein J, with protein MRSRRVRGTSLIETLVVIAVGGIIATLAIKLLHQSHLNARQAQDWLELQTGVTRLETQLRQDLREAVEVKLPDDQTLVIQQQGSLVSYTNKIGLVERAAKSQDSDHVQREGFRIPKTRVVISQDEPQQVRVLIEANHGLPSSEKYVIQQAIGRRP; from the coding sequence ATGAGATCGCGACGCGTTAGGGGAACGAGCCTGATTGAAACACTCGTGGTGATTGCTGTCGGTGGAATTATCGCCACGCTGGCAATCAAGCTTCTGCATCAAAGCCATTTGAATGCTCGCCAGGCCCAGGATTGGCTTGAGCTGCAGACAGGAGTCACACGATTAGAAACCCAGCTTCGCCAGGATTTGCGGGAAGCTGTTGAAGTCAAGCTGCCAGATGATCAGACACTGGTCATTCAACAGCAGGGCTCGTTGGTTTCTTATACGAACAAGATCGGCCTGGTCGAGCGAGCAGCAAAATCCCAAGACTCCGACCATGTGCAACGGGAAGGGTTTCGAATACCGAAAACCCGCGTCGTTATTTCACAAGACGAACCCCAGCAGGTGCGTGTGTTGATTGAAGCAAATCATGGGCTGCCATCTTCCGAAAAATATGTCATCCAGCAAGCCATCGGGAGGCGACCATGA
- a CDS encoding type II secretion system F family protein, producing the protein MIAGIEKGIPPVASAVAYRQESTGLQERRADRFAKALGAGMTLVDAARVARVFLPAETVMMLELGRTMGNVEVINKQSKEFVRDDTTNYGNLDLILGGLITVVMVGFFQLALLTFTEIKIKPVLAMIIDDFDMGGSGFPALWAWSERSTDIILWCLYFIIPIAFLLFVLMVMVQCGVFSELPWGLRWVHGPLNECRFLNVLSVVVAADLPVQSSLEVVQARFPAGRIRQVARHVCKEMKAGSDWIESLRKEGILNRGEAALASSAQDAGNLAWALKEISIGKRRRHLQRMAPAMKIALPILVMLAALPVLFSAIGIFLPIINLVTNLSVY; encoded by the coding sequence GTGATTGCCGGAATCGAGAAAGGCATTCCTCCCGTTGCCAGCGCGGTCGCGTATCGGCAGGAATCGACGGGACTCCAGGAACGAAGAGCCGATCGGTTTGCCAAGGCGCTTGGTGCCGGCATGACCCTGGTCGATGCGGCCCGGGTTGCTCGCGTTTTTCTTCCTGCCGAAACGGTCATGATGCTTGAGCTTGGACGGACGATGGGTAACGTCGAAGTGATCAATAAGCAGTCCAAGGAGTTTGTGCGGGACGATACGACCAACTACGGCAATCTCGACCTGATCCTTGGTGGCCTGATTACGGTGGTAATGGTCGGTTTTTTTCAGCTGGCGCTGCTGACGTTTACAGAGATCAAAATTAAACCTGTGCTGGCGATGATTATCGACGATTTTGATATGGGGGGCAGCGGCTTTCCGGCACTGTGGGCTTGGAGCGAAAGGTCGACGGATATCATTTTGTGGTGCTTGTATTTCATTATTCCCATTGCTTTTTTGCTGTTCGTACTGATGGTGATGGTGCAGTGTGGCGTGTTTAGCGAACTGCCTTGGGGGTTGCGGTGGGTACACGGTCCCTTGAACGAATGTCGATTTTTAAACGTGCTGTCGGTGGTGGTTGCGGCGGACCTGCCGGTGCAAAGTTCCCTGGAGGTCGTGCAGGCCAGATTTCCGGCCGGAAGAATCCGCCAGGTGGCTCGGCACGTATGCAAAGAGATGAAGGCAGGATCCGACTGGATTGAATCGCTTCGCAAAGAGGGGATTTTGAATCGCGGCGAGGCGGCTTTGGCCAGTTCGGCACAGGACGCCGGTAACCTGGCTTGGGCACTCAAAGAGATTTCGATTGGCAAACGCCGGCGTCATTTGCAACGCATGGCACCGGCCATGAAAATAGCATTGCCGATTCTCGTCATGCTGGCCGCGCTGCCGGTGTTGTTTTCCGCGATTGGGATATTTCTTCCCATTATTAATCTCGTAACTAACTTGTCCGTTTACTAA
- a CDS encoding type II secretion system F family protein encodes MQSPFSSSNHESELDRPLVDSAETVDGSKAERQITPTPISLTPAESAELLRCISELSASGMPLDAGLEAFAEEVSQRKLKLAFRQLAKEIRAGGNPLVDHDLSFVQLPKYHQSVLVAGIQSNRLGETLYELLEEENWRNEYWRDLWAALSYPLLLATVTLLIVDFLNVFIMPMIQTQFLSIYEEFELDLPFDPDIFRAPIISWTSFFLLGGVGVFLIPAFLTPAQTSLLKRSVPVVGKIFWWYESLDLIIKLRLVVAQNIPIPAALRLLEDAVASRRYAELLPVWAEKMEQGKQLGEVWQVSPDIPPSILPLVRWGETHNSLAEALESAERLLKERLALRRELIRKIGPPVITILVLGALFWAAIRLVVLVSPLIDLIEALS; translated from the coding sequence ATGCAGTCCCCCTTCAGTTCTTCGAACCATGAATCTGAGTTAGATCGCCCTCTGGTCGACAGTGCGGAGACCGTGGACGGTTCGAAAGCGGAGCGTCAGATCACACCGACCCCCATTTCACTTACTCCGGCCGAGTCGGCCGAACTTCTCCGCTGCATTAGCGAGCTTTCCGCATCAGGCATGCCTCTGGATGCCGGACTGGAAGCATTTGCGGAGGAGGTTTCGCAGCGAAAGCTCAAGCTGGCATTCCGGCAACTAGCAAAAGAGATTCGCGCCGGTGGGAACCCGTTAGTCGATCACGATCTGAGTTTCGTACAGCTTCCCAAGTATCACCAAAGTGTGTTGGTGGCCGGCATTCAATCGAATCGACTCGGCGAGACGCTCTACGAGTTACTGGAAGAAGAAAACTGGAGGAATGAATACTGGCGCGATTTATGGGCTGCGCTTTCATACCCATTGCTGTTGGCTACAGTAACGCTGTTGATCGTCGACTTTTTGAACGTGTTCATTATGCCGATGATTCAAACCCAGTTTCTTTCTATCTACGAAGAATTTGAACTGGATTTGCCTTTCGATCCCGATATCTTTCGAGCCCCGATAATATCGTGGACCAGTTTCTTTCTACTTGGCGGCGTGGGTGTTTTCCTGATTCCGGCATTCCTGACACCGGCCCAGACTTCTTTGCTGAAACGAAGTGTGCCGGTGGTTGGAAAAATCTTCTGGTGGTACGAATCGCTTGACTTGATCATCAAACTGCGGCTTGTGGTGGCGCAGAACATCCCAATACCTGCCGCACTGCGACTCTTGGAGGACGCAGTTGCCAGCCGTCGCTATGCGGAGTTATTACCCGTTTGGGCGGAGAAAATGGAGCAAGGCAAGCAATTAGGGGAGGTTTGGCAGGTTTCTCCCGATATTCCTCCTTCGATTCTTCCCTTGGTGCGTTGGGGGGAAACGCACAATTCTCTTGCGGAAGCATTGGAGAGCGCCGAACGGCTTTTGAAAGAGAGACTTGCACTTCGGCGAGAATTAATCCGCAAGATTGGACCGCCAGTGATCACTATCCTTGTGTTGGGAGCTTTGTTTTGGGCGGCTATTCGTCTTGTTGTATTGGTTTCCCCTTTGATTGACTTGATAGAGGCGTTGAGCTGA
- a CDS encoding type II secretion system F family protein, with amino-acid sequence MASTRPSYRLEDILALNAEIISLSRVELPLDPHLGRMSKDLTGRLRRLGEDLSERLAAGQSLEDAIGELGTGFPPMYRAVVTAGVRSGRLTSALEDIAATARRVQKMRISYLTASVYPAILLILAGIFGMTVGMEQLRMMREICVDSFVPETSVVIRSIDFFASLKPLFIALIPLGGLMLFCITLLQVWPSFLFLGDGFVTWLLPGAKKAARNCQWAMVFDLMGLLIRHRCPLPEAVRLATAATCNRRLTASGRQWADRIEMGDLKSAPPELNPLSRWLLASQLEPDALADSLAHTGERYYSKARRQSLWIQNQLPIYSTLVIGGFVVVLYSLMLFVPWIGILRYVLVLPA; translated from the coding sequence GTGGCTTCGACTCGTCCATCATACCGTTTGGAAGATATTCTCGCCCTCAATGCCGAGATAATATCGCTATCACGAGTCGAATTGCCTCTTGATCCCCATTTGGGACGGATGAGTAAAGACCTTACGGGACGTCTTCGTCGATTAGGTGAAGACCTCTCTGAGCGTCTTGCTGCCGGGCAGTCACTGGAAGATGCGATCGGAGAATTGGGTACCGGTTTTCCGCCCATGTATCGCGCGGTGGTGACAGCCGGGGTTCGCAGTGGACGATTGACGTCGGCCTTGGAGGATATCGCTGCAACTGCCAGACGCGTCCAAAAGATGCGAATCTCATACCTCACCGCCTCGGTTTACCCGGCGATTTTGTTGATCCTCGCTGGCATCTTCGGAATGACCGTCGGGATGGAGCAGTTGCGGATGATGCGTGAGATCTGCGTCGATTCGTTTGTACCCGAGACGTCTGTCGTTATTCGCTCGATCGATTTCTTCGCCTCGCTCAAGCCGCTATTCATCGCATTGATTCCCCTGGGGGGATTGATGTTGTTTTGCATCACACTGCTACAAGTCTGGCCATCCTTTTTGTTTTTGGGAGATGGCTTCGTAACGTGGCTGCTTCCTGGGGCAAAGAAAGCGGCTCGGAATTGTCAGTGGGCGATGGTGTTCGACCTAATGGGATTATTGATTCGTCATAGGTGTCCATTGCCTGAAGCGGTGAGGTTGGCGACCGCAGCGACATGTAATCGTCGACTGACGGCGAGCGGTCGTCAGTGGGCCGATCGTATCGAGATGGGAGACCTGAAATCAGCACCTCCCGAATTGAACCCCTTGAGTCGATGGCTTCTCGCATCGCAGCTAGAGCCGGATGCGTTAGCGGACAGCTTGGCACACACAGGCGAACGCTACTACTCCAAGGCTCGGCGACAGAGCCTCTGGATTCAAAACCAGCTTCCCATTTATTCCACACTTGTGATTGGCGGCTTTGTCGTTGTGCTTTATTCGTTGATGCTTTTCGTTCCCTGGATTGGAATTCTGCGCTACGTATTGGTCCTTCCTGCTTAG
- a CDS encoding solute:sodium symporter family transporter, translating to MLETAIILGSFIFFTALVGFITWLLTRKDDHDSSAGYFLAGRTLTGGYIAGSLMLTNLSTEQLVGLNGAAFRDGICVMAWEVLAGASLVVMALYFLPRYLKSGIATVPEFLEERFGDSTRAITSLIFIVAYAGILLPIILYTGATGLTGILDVKGLLGIESAEVAASAPADAMGTADYAILWGAVWLIGIIGSLYAIFGGLRTVAVSDTLNGFGLLVGGFLILFFGLNAINSESIFGAVEELYKANPEKFNSLGGPESSVPVSTLFTGVLLLNLFYWCTNQQIIQRTFGASSLKEGQKGVLLAGVLKILAPLILVIPGLIAFHLYGDTIANDKAYGTLVSNVLPTWLAGFFAAVMVGAILSSFNSALNSTATLFSLGVYKQMLHPTATDERVIHAGKVFGTILAIVSMTIAPLLVGQDSIFGYLQKMNGLYFIPIFSVVLVGMLSKRAPKIAADAALIFGFIAIAVFYFVIQPMTKDAALDLNQPFYDFHFLGLMFALLVGFQLLMAQIAPRETPYEQKDAGAVDMTSWPLAKPLGIGLIVIVFGIYAFFASINTIFPVTPAESAEASAAQVD from the coding sequence ATGCTTGAAACGGCTATCATTCTCGGTTCGTTCATCTTCTTCACGGCACTGGTGGGTTTTATCACCTGGCTGCTAACCCGAAAGGACGACCACGATTCTTCGGCAGGCTACTTTTTGGCAGGCCGAACGCTGACAGGGGGTTATATTGCCGGCTCACTCATGTTGACCAACCTGTCGACCGAACAGTTGGTTGGATTGAACGGGGCCGCATTCCGAGACGGTATCTGCGTGATGGCATGGGAAGTCTTGGCTGGTGCCTCCCTGGTGGTGATGGCGCTGTACTTTCTGCCACGCTATCTTAAGAGCGGAATTGCAACCGTCCCTGAATTCCTGGAAGAACGCTTTGGCGATTCAACTCGAGCGATCACTTCACTCATTTTCATCGTTGCCTACGCTGGTATTTTGCTCCCGATCATTCTTTACACCGGGGCAACAGGCCTGACTGGAATCCTGGACGTTAAAGGGTTGCTGGGAATCGAGAGCGCAGAGGTTGCCGCAAGTGCACCGGCGGACGCGATGGGAACGGCAGATTACGCGATCCTCTGGGGAGCCGTCTGGCTGATCGGTATCATCGGTTCGCTCTACGCGATTTTCGGTGGTCTGCGAACGGTTGCCGTTTCCGATACGCTCAACGGCTTCGGCTTGCTGGTGGGCGGTTTCCTGATCCTGTTTTTCGGGCTCAACGCGATCAACAGCGAAAGCATTTTCGGAGCCGTTGAAGAACTGTACAAAGCCAACCCTGAGAAGTTCAACTCGCTGGGCGGCCCCGAATCTTCGGTCCCTGTTTCCACCCTCTTTACCGGCGTTTTGCTGTTGAACTTGTTTTACTGGTGCACGAACCAACAGATCATTCAACGAACGTTCGGTGCCAGCAGTCTGAAAGAAGGGCAGAAGGGCGTTCTATTGGCAGGCGTCCTGAAGATCCTTGCTCCGCTGATTCTCGTGATCCCCGGCTTGATCGCATTTCATCTTTACGGTGACACGATCGCCAATGACAAGGCCTACGGAACGCTGGTCAGCAACGTTCTGCCAACCTGGCTGGCTGGCTTCTTTGCGGCCGTGATGGTTGGGGCTATTCTCAGTTCGTTCAACTCGGCACTCAATAGCACAGCCACGCTATTCAGCTTGGGTGTCTACAAACAAATGCTGCACCCCACTGCGACCGATGAACGCGTTATTCACGCCGGTAAAGTCTTCGGTACGATCCTGGCCATCGTCTCGATGACGATCGCTCCGCTACTTGTCGGGCAAGACAGTATCTTTGGTTATCTCCAAAAGATGAACGGACTGTACTTCATCCCGATCTTCTCGGTGGTTCTCGTCGGCATGCTCTCGAAGCGGGCCCCTAAGATTGCCGCTGATGCCGCTTTGATCTTCGGGTTTATTGCGATCGCTGTCTTCTACTTTGTCATTCAGCCAATGACCAAGGACGCGGCACTCGACCTGAACCAGCCGTTCTACGACTTCCACTTCCTGGGACTTATGTTTGCCTTGCTGGTTGGTTTCCAACTACTGATGGCGCAAATCGCTCCTCGGGAAACCCCCTACGAACAAAAAGATGCGGGTGCGGTTGATATGACCAGTTGGCCTTTAGCGAAGCCGCTGGGCATCGGCCTGATCGTGATTGTTTTTGGCATCTATGCGTTCTTCGCCAGCATCAACACCATCTTCCCGGTCACTCCGGCGGAATCGGCTGAGGCAAGCGCGGCCCAAGTCGACTAA